The DNA sequence GATGCCCATTTGAAGAGGTTTGATGTAAGTGAGGACTTGTCAGGTGTTGTGAAGCCAGCTTTGATTAGAGGCCCTTTTAATAACCCTGCGATGGGACTGACGCTTGCTTTTAACTTTAAACACTGAGGTGATTGGAAGTAGGAGTGGAGAGGTGTAAGAATGATCTAACATTTTTTAAGAAATAATAATGTAAATCCTGCTTATACTTAGCCGTATATTCAATAAGGATTACAGGGTATTACATACGATGTGGTATCAGAATAAAGAATTCAAAAACAATAAAAGAGCGAAAGAAAGATGAGAGTACTGCTGATTGGATACGGTAAAATGGGAAAGACAATCGAAGAGATTCTAACTGAAAGAGGACACAAAGTAGTTGGGATTGTTGATAGATCTACCGAAGCCAAAATTAAGGATTTCAGTAAGTCAGAAGTGGATGTTGCCATTGAATTTACAGAGCCTTCAGCAGCTTATGACAATATTACTGCTTGTTTGGAAGAAGGAATTCCATTGGTGAGTGGTACAACAGGTTGGTTGGACAGACGTGAAAACGTTGAGAAGCTTTGTGCTGAAAAGGACGGAGCATTCTTTTGGGCATCGAACTTCAGCTTGGGAGTTAATATCTTCTTTGCACTGAACAATCGTTTGGCAGAGTTGATGAACCCCCATGCTGATTATAAAGTATCAATGGAGGAAATTCACCATACAGAAAAGAAGGATGCACCAAGCGGAACAGCGATTACATTGGCAGAAGGTGTGATTGACAACCTGGATCGTATTGAAAACTGGAGCCTGAAAGGTGAAGGTAGTCAAGTGGAAAATATCCTTGAAATTGCTGCCGTGAGAGAGCCTGATGTACCTGGTACCCATGAGGTAGTCTATGAGTCTGAAATGGACAAGATAGAAATCAAGCATACAGCACATACCCGCAAGTCTTTTGCATTAGGAGCTGTAGTAGCTGCAGAGTGGCTTCCAGGCAAGAAAGGAATTCTTTCTATGCAAGATATGCTGGGCTTCTAGTAGCTTGGTGTTTGTTGGTTTTGGATATAGCAGATTACTTTTTGTAGATCAAATTTTTGGATAATCCATTTATCGATAATCAGTTGCAAGCTGACTGATTGTGTTTAACTGCGAAAACAATGAGCTTATTAAAGAAAAAAACAGAAGATAAGGAACAGGGCAAAAAGAAGAAAGGCGCCTTACGTGAGTGGTGGGATGCAATCCTGTTTGCAGTCATTGCTGCAACTATTATTCGTTGGGCACTTTTTGAAGCGTTTACCATTCCAACAGCCTCTATGGAGAAAACGCTGATGGTGGGAGACTTCCTGTTTGTAAGTAAAATTCATTACGGACCTCGTACACCAAAGACTCCTCTTCAGGTGCCTTTGACGCATCAAACCATTTGGGGTACTGATATCCCTTCTTATCTGGATTGGATTCAGTTGCCACAATACAGACTTCCGGGCATTTCCGAAGTGAAGAGAGGTGATGTAGTGGTATTCAATACTCCTGATCCATACAATAACTGGGACCAAGACCGTCATCCATCAGATTTGAAACTCAACTACATTAAGCGTTGTGTTGGTGTGGCGGGTGATTCTTTGGAGGTAAGACACCATCAGGTATTTATCAACGGACAAGCTTCAGAAACTCCTGAGGACTCTCAGGTTGGCTATGAGATTACGATGTCACAGGTTCCTAGCCAAAGATTCTTGAAAGAATATGGTCTTTACGAATACCAGTCAGGAATCAATGGTGGAAGAGATATAGTTGATTACTCATTGAGCCCTGTAAGAAGCGGTAATGGAACACAGACTTACGTAGTTCCTATTTCTAAAGAAGTAGCTGAAAAGATTGAGCAGTTTGACTTTGTAACAGAAGTGAAACCTGTAGAATACCCTAAAGGAGAAAACAATTACAATTCAGCAATTTATCCAAGAACTGATAAGCTGGACTGGAGTGTTGACAACTTCGGACCGATTTACATTCCAAAGAAAGGAGATACAATTGAACTGAATGAGAAAAATACATTACTCTATCAAATTCCAATTCAGCGCTATGAAGGGAATAAGAATGTAGAAGTAAAAGATGGTAAGATCTTTATTGATGGT is a window from the Limibacter armeniacum genome containing:
- the dapB gene encoding 4-hydroxy-tetrahydrodipicolinate reductase, yielding MRVLLIGYGKMGKTIEEILTERGHKVVGIVDRSTEAKIKDFSKSEVDVAIEFTEPSAAYDNITACLEEGIPLVSGTTGWLDRRENVEKLCAEKDGAFFWASNFSLGVNIFFALNNRLAELMNPHADYKVSMEEIHHTEKKDAPSGTAITLAEGVIDNLDRIENWSLKGEGSQVENILEIAAVREPDVPGTHEVVYESEMDKIEIKHTAHTRKSFALGAVVAAEWLPGKKGILSMQDMLGF
- the lepB gene encoding signal peptidase I, with the protein product MSLLKKKTEDKEQGKKKKGALREWWDAILFAVIAATIIRWALFEAFTIPTASMEKTLMVGDFLFVSKIHYGPRTPKTPLQVPLTHQTIWGTDIPSYLDWIQLPQYRLPGISEVKRGDVVVFNTPDPYNNWDQDRHPSDLKLNYIKRCVGVAGDSLEVRHHQVFINGQASETPEDSQVGYEITMSQVPSQRFLKEYGLYEYQSGINGGRDIVDYSLSPVRSGNGTQTYVVPISKEVAEKIEQFDFVTEVKPVEYPKGENNYNSAIYPRTDKLDWSVDNFGPIYIPKKGDTIELNEKNTLLYQIPIQRYEGNKNVEVKDGKIFIDGNQINAYTFKQNYYFMMGDNRHNSEDSRYWGFVPEDHIIGKALMIWMSMGPEGIRWDRIFNIID